Within Dictyostelium discoideum AX4 chromosome 4 chromosome, whole genome shotgun sequence, the genomic segment tattattaacatttcttactatcattattatctttatcatggtattcaccattatcatcagtttcattatcatcagtttcattatcatcagtttcattatcatcaatttcacTATCATCGATTTTACCATCATCAGTTTCACTGTCATCAGTTTCATTATCATATAAACGCACATTTAaggaatttgaaaatattgagaAAATTTTTACATTGTCTTAAGTTTAAGATTTTCTATTGTTGATTCTATTGGGAGAATGTGACAATCCAAAGTATCTTAAGGtaaattatcatcaacaCCATGAAATGTCAATGAAATGTTATAGTTTCCTTTTTTGAATTAGTTATTCGCATAAAGCTCACCTTTTACTTTTGGAGAATGTATAggcaatttttatttattaatcgGATATGAACTTTCATGAATGATTTGAAGTTTCTctaattcattttaattaatcaaaaaaaaaaaaaaaattttatttgatactttatttttaaaagaataaataaaaaaaaagattagattattatcaccatttgattcgtaattaaatcaatgaattcaataaaaagtgaattgttgaaattaatttgaaagAGATACAAATATTAACTGGATTTAGTATCGAAATTAAATCTGTTGatctattaaattattaaacccaaattcttttttttttttttttttttttttataaaaattaacaccTACTGAAagtaaattatatatttaaaaaaaaagaaaaaaaaagaaataaatttttataaaaaaaaaaaaaaataaaaaaaaataaccaaataataaatcaatttctgAAAGAGATACCCATTCTAAATGgggttattaatttttttttttctcaaatttaattcttcattttttttttttttaataatctgTAAATGGGTTTTTGTATgttaaactatttttttttaatattttttttagtctGCTATATGGTTGAATTTAACCTTAAAGAAGCACCAgattatttgatttgatgGCACTTCTTTTCTTTGGTATTTAACTTAAAtgttaattataattttaatttttttttaattttattgaaatattaaaaagtgtaaaaaatttgaattcaacatttatctttaaaaattgtcTCGGAATTTTACCTGATACAACACTTTTATTATCATGGCCATTTttgtaaatgaaattttttttaattttttaatttttttttttttttttgccgaaattggtttattttaattaaaaggggttaattttagatttcttttaaatttaaaagtaaataaaattcaattaaattactatttagtatttttaaaataaactgTCATTTAAGATAGTtatagattttaataaaaaaataacaataaaaaaaaaaatataaaaaaaaaatgaatttagaAGAGGAGCTACTTTTTTTAGAGCCACCACCAATAgccagtaataataataataatagtggcagacaataaaatatataagaGATTTGTTCCGCAActatatttaaaacaaaaattgatccaaaaaccattttaaatttaaatcaatatttaactCTATCCATTAAAACAATAAGttcatcaattgaaacaaataataaattaagtaaagatcaaaaaagaattaatgaacaccaaaataatcaaaaactaataagtgatattaataataataataataatgacaataaaaataaactctatagattttataaatagtagacatttaaatttattacaatcatattaataataataataattataataaaataaactctatagatttaattaatagtagacatttaaatttattacaacCATTCCCATTGCCAACAGTGAATAatgatcaaaataataataatcaaaaaaataataataataataataataataataataataataataataataataataaaaataataataataattaaaataataataataataaaaataataataaaaataataataataataaaaataaaaataataaaaatccaaataataaaaataataaaaattttaaatatatatatttaaattaaatttataaatatttttttttttatttttcaacaCAACATTTGATTCAACTTTAATTTCACATttacattttcttttttttttttacaaggTAAATTTATAACAAAAaagtaaaagaaaaaagtatGAGTATGGGTATACCCAGAACGACCAACAGAATCAATAGCGGAACAAACTTTTTGTTTTAGTTTACATCGACCATAGCATAACGAATGTCGAACTCTGGTGGATTATTAAAGATATGGGCCAATGGATGTCTTGCAGGGTATACGTTGATACAACTGACTTGGATACGATCAGTTTTCTCCTAACAAATCCAATGATAGATTGCGaagtttaaaatttattcttCAAATAAACCATATGGTTAAAAAGATTGTTACAGATTTACCACCTGTGATAACAATGGGTTGCATCAACCAACTTCAGAGCGTAGATTTCATGAATTCTCTAGGGTGGCTTGTTGAGATTTTGtctcattttctttttccgaGACACCATTTACTGGATAGATTTGAAGGGTAAGAATTGATTCATGAGCTGCAATTGTTTCGATTGTGATGCTGGTGATTTGATGTTGTAGTTGATGTTGCATTTGGTGCTGGTGATAATTTGAATGATTACTTGAGaatggatttaaaaaattgaataattattGAGTAAAAAGAGAatgtaaatgaaaatgaaaaaaaaaaaaaaaaaaaaaaatttagtaaATAATCAATCTAATTCGATTTTACattgattgaattaaaatagattttatAGTTGTTATCTTACATAGATTTGAATATTTGTGAAAATATCTGTAAATATaagaaaatcattattttcaaacatTTACCACTGAAATAAAAGGTTTCAAGTTTTTAATTCTACATTTTACTGGTCCACCTCTTTAaactttcaaattttttgttttaagataaattcaaatattaactGGATGTGGTATTGAAATTAACTCTGTTgatcattttaaattattaaataaaaattctttaataaaaaacactGCAACCAAATATCAAtatgtttattttaatttttatattatggtttttatttttatattttttttattttttattttttaattatatttatttatttatgtatttttttttttaatctgtTTTTAAACGGCTTGATAaatatgaattatttttattaaacgTTGGTTAAAACAGAATTAGAATGAGAAAAGTCACCTGAAACAAATAGAACTTTATCAAATCCATAATTTTCCactattaaagaaattgtgtgccttattataattattataattgttattattttttttctaatttgtTACCTGCAACTTAGGTACCATCTTTTGAAAAAGTGCGGTTATGGCCTTACCTTAGGAACATTGAATCAAGATAAGTGTGCCCAAACAGGAATATCAGTAGCCCCTAAAAGAGCAGCTGATGCGAAACTAGCACCAAGTTAGTTGTTatctattaattaaataatcatttgatttaaaaaaaaaaaaaataattaaattctcacccccattaataaattttttttttttttttaatcttgaatatttaatttctcaatctaattcttttttcaccaacatttgataaaaataattcacaTTTATCAAACCGATTAAAAactgataaaaaaaaaacatatttacccaaaaactaattaaaatataaatcaatatttatttctGGAAATtaagttattaaaaaaaaatcaattaacaaaaaaaaaaaaaacaaccacACAAtcaaaaactataaaaaaaaaatctttacgATAAATCAAACTAAATATGTCAACACCTAATTAACAATCAACATGAACTTTTCAATGTTTGTGGGTTCTAGtttttctttgtttatttttagaaaaaaaaaatatattttatatatatatatagagttacaacatttttttattattattttatatattattttacgttatttatttttgaaaagaaTACTAATTTAACAGTTGTtgtcaattaaataatcggCTAATTTTTCAGCAATGTTAGCAGCAGCACCTGGTTGTAATTTGTCATCATAGACAGCAACGATGATACAAGTTAAGGTTTTAACgcaaacaacaccaccagCACCTAATTTACCGTAAGCAGATCTGGTGTCACTTTTGATGGCCATATATTTCTTACCAGCAACGTGGATGCCAGTTGCGAATGCAGCTCCATCCTTTTGAAAAAGTGCGGTTATTGCCTTACCTTCAGCGACATTGAATCCAGCTGAGTGTGCCCAAACACTACCGTCAGCAGCACCTAAAAGAGCAGCTGATGCGAAACCAGCACCAAGTAAGTTGTTatctattaattaaataatcattcgatttaaaaaaaaaaaaaaattaataaagttgAACATCACCAACAATATATTGTGTGGAAATTAAGAAAATGaggaaagaaaaaaattaacacctACCGACGTATGCTTGCCAAGTCATtgtatattatatatttattaagaGTTTTGAGTGTATGAAAATGATttggagaaaaaaaaaatattaaatttttatactCGCCCACccttaaaaaaattttttttttttttttaatttttttttttttagtttttttcataattttgGACACCCAATTAAAAACCCACCATActttgggttttttttttttttttctttttttttttttcttttttttttttttttttaaaaatatattatttctCAACAATCTAGATTAATcgaatttcatttattttcgTCTGCTAAATTTTTGTGCCACCATTGggataaaagaaaaaaaaaaaatatatagttCATATTTACCAAACTGTTTGGTAGTTTAAAAactgataaaaaaaaataaaataattattaaggtttaacataaaaaaaaaaaaaaaaaaacattatttatataatcaaattaataatatgagTAACTCATTtctacttttattatttaatatatagtAATTTTATTAGTTATTTTAtgtatttgaaaattcatgtatttgtttatttgtcatgtgataaatttttttttttttttctaaatttcaaataaaaaaatggtttagTTTTTGGTCATAtgaaattctttatttgaaaaaaaaaaaaaatatctttatttttgttttaattattttttttatattttatttttttttttttttgtattgattggatatttttgattttcaaataaattccttttcttcaaaaaaaaaaataaaaaaaataattttaaaaaaactatatttgcagaaaatataaattaaaatgtgAGCATGAGGTCGAGTGTTGAGTTGAATCATATATATCTCAGgaaaattaattctaattaGCCTTTTtgttatattaatattaaaattaaaaaaataaattataattataaaattaacaatcatgaaaaaaaaaagtttatgttcatcattattgataatatcaTATGTTGAACAATAAAAAGTAACATCACCAAATAATCTGGTTCTTCTTTATAGTTGACCCCAACCATCTTTAGGTGGCtattaaaaatgtttagataaaaataaaaataaaaaaataaaaaatttaaaaaaaggtaataatatgacaaaaaaaaaaaaaaaaaaaaaaaaaaaaaaaaaaattaaaaatgtaaacGTATATGTGAATTCAAAGTTGAGTCAAATGTTGAGTAGATATATGTAACTCAAATTTTTCACCCTTtgaactaaaataaaattattaaaccaaaattaaatatataataaaaataaatacatattagatattgttttttgattttctttcaaataaaagcgatattgtaataattatataaaagtAATGagagggaaaaaaaaaaaaaaaaatattttaaaaatattttaaaaaatttaatttaaaatatataattttttttatttttgttattatttggattattattattaattatacaTTTGGTTGGAGATGTTGGTACtgttagattttttttttttttagatatttggcagttggttttgttgttgtatcttttttttgaGGTTGTTTAACTAATGAACTCTTTGAAGatggttttaatttatttgcaattttcttttgttgatttattattattattattattattattattattattattattattattattattattattattattattatttgttactGGAGATGTTGAtattagattttatttttttttacatgaTTTGgtagttgattttgttgttgtatctttttttgatgatggttttagtttttttaattttttttgattatcttCTTGTGatgattttcttttgtttgattttttattattattattattattattattattattattattattattattattaaacattTCTTCATCGGTTTCTTCTTCACTATCgttattatctttatcatcAGTTTCGCTATGATCAGTTTCACCATGATCAGTTTCACTATGATCAGTTTCACTATGATCAGTTTCACTATGATCAGTTTCACTATGATCAGTTTCACCATGATCagtttcaaaatcattttcatcaaaaataaaactatttgaatttaatgtaTTACTAAAACCATCATTATctatatttgaattattaaaaccatcatcattattattacaaccaCTTCTTTCCAATTGATTGTATTGATccaaaatatcaaaattaagTTGGTGTATTtcttttcaatatctttaataataCTCAAACAAACATTTGGGTTTGAATCACCACAAGATATATCAGAAAAAGGTAATGGATCATATACGCGATGGTTAGAggcatttgaaaatattgagaCAATTTTTACATTGTCTTTGGTGTAAGACTTTCTATTGTTAATTCGGTCGAGAGAATGTGTCAATCTAAGTATCTAAATGGTAACTTATCATCAACACCATGAAATGCCATTGGAATGTTATAATTTCCACATTTGAATTGGTTATTCACACAAAATTCAATATATTCGTCAACTGTTAAGGTTGGATCCTCTAGTTTTGGAACATGTGGAGGtgaattttgattaattaattgaatatgaTATTTCATGTCTGATTTGATTGTATAAAATTTGGATGTAGATTCTGGTTGTGGGAAATTGTGGTAAGGAATGGAAGAGCACAAATAAAGGAGATATTGTgaccattttcaaaataaccATGAAATTTGACCAATTTTGTTGGATCACAAATGGATCTTGATGAATTCAATTGACTTCTAATCAATATTGTATTTTCTTCATTGTACTCTTTGATATTTGGATCAACTCTTTCAAGGGAAGCGCGATTATTTGACCAATAATTTAATGAGAATTGCCACCACTATAAAAACAAGTTCTACCTGATTGATTCCAAATCCTTTCAAAAAAATCTCTATCAATTTTATTGGCTTTTTTGTGACCTGTTGTACCACACCTCTATTGTAAAAacataatttataatattttaaatcataactaaaaaataaatgaattttttgaaaaaaaaaaaaaaattaataaattaataattttagtatatattaattattgttattacaacaacaactattatttagtgttattaaaataaataaaataaaaatatatcaattttaatatttttacataCCAAGATTCAagtaaatttgtttttaaaacttcATCTCTTGTTACAAttctatttaatttaaattttacttttttaaattataaaaaaaaaaaaaaaaaaaaaaaaaaaaaaaaaaattagcaAGTAATCTATATtacattgatttaatttataaatttgattttataaataagaAATAACTTacaaaatttcaataaaatatcaattcCTCTAGAAATGAttcttttttcataaaattctaaaattaattttttaaaatcattggaacttttatttgataggtattctttttttttttcaatattctTAAAATATAATGCTTTACCACTTCGATCATTATCAGAAATTGATACTAaattttttgtaatattattttttaaacatctTCTTAAAAGTTCAAAAGGTTTATCATATTCAAATCGTGGatatatttgaatatttgtgtaaataaatagtttttggttaatagaatttttatttgaaaaaaaaaaaaaataaaaagaaattttttttttttattttttttttatttttgtttaagagtagttaatttttttttattttttttattttaaattcttaaaatatatttttatctatttttttttgattagaTATTTTGATCTTCAAataaaacacaaaaaaaaaatatttattaaataatggatattaaaaaaaggaacTTTGGGGAAAAAGTTGAGTTAATTTGGAAAGATATATgattagatttttatttaacaaaATATGAAGttttattcaatttctttattaaatatttaagcgatattttttttttttttttttgatattttggatattttgaaaaattaaaatattcaaatgttATCATATTtcccttaaaaaaaaaaggatttttaaaaaatgtgggttgtttattatttgaaaataataatatcaaaagatattttaaattattttttttatttttttttttttttttctggaacccaaaatcaatttaaaacattaatttttttttttttttttttttttttttttttttttttttttttctaaaaaaaatcaaaataaaaaaaaatataaaaataaaatatgaaaccaatagtattattaattttaattataaatttattattggttaTAAATTTAGTTAAAAGTGATGAAAgttgttatttattaaaacaatcattattattttataaagcTCAAAGAGCAGGTAGATTACCAGATAATGATATTCCATGGAGAGGTAATTCAGTATTAAATGATAAGAGTGCAGGTTCATCAGTTGATTCAAATGGTGATGGAGATTTATCAAAAGGTTATTTCGATGCTGGTGATGGTGTTAAATTTAACTTTCCAATGGCTTATTCAATGACAATGTTGGGTTGGTCCTATTTAGAATATTCtggaaatattgaaaaatgtGGTTTAGCTTCACTTTATAAAGAAGTTTTAAAATGGGGTACAGATTTCTTAATTGCATCACACACATCTGATAATGTTTTTGTAGTTCAAGTTGGTAATGGAGATGTTGATCATTCAGTTTGGCAACCACCAGAAGATATAAACTATGTCCGTCAAATTTATACCATTGATCCAAGTAATCCAGGTACTGATATTGCAATGGAAGCAGCATCAGCATTGTCAGCAGCATCATTAGTATTTAAAACAAGCGATCCTACCTATTCAGCCAAATGTTTACAACATGCTCAAAAATTGTATTCATTTGCAATTACATCACAAATGAAAGTTTGTACTGCTTCCAATTTTTACCAATCATCAGGTTATTGGGATGAAGTTACCTGAGGAAGTATTTGGTTATTCAAGGCAACAAATAATCAAACCTATATGAATAATGCTGCTTTATATTATACCTATGATAATACTAGATATGCAAATGAATTTAGTTGGGATAATAAAGGTGTTGGTgcaatgttattattatatcaaTTAACAGgtgaattaaaatataaagataatttaGAAGCTGCATTTAATGTTTGGCAACCAGGTAGTACATCAAATGTTATTACATATACAAAAGGTGGTTTAGCTgtaagaatttttttttttttaaaaaaacttattaatttacaaaaaaatttactaGAATactaaaactttttttttttttttttatttttaaaaaattaagtgGTTACGTGAATGGGGTCCATGCCGTTATTCATTAGTAATGGGATTCCTTCAATCTGtttattcaataaaaaatggaGGTGATTCAAAATATAATACATTTTATAAAAGTCAATTATCATATGTTGTAggtaataataccaataagcAATCATTTATTACAGGTTATGGATCAAAAGCACCAAAAAATCCACATCATCGTGCTGCTCATCATTCAACAACTAaaggtaaattattaaaatattaataattcttttccAATTCTATagagttaatttttttaattttattaatatttttaatttttttttttaacatcatCAAAGATATCAATAATCCAGTAAATAATACATATCAATTACCAGGAGCTTTAGTTGGAGGACCAGGAAAAAATGATGAATGGTCAGATGATAGATCAAACTATGTAACAAATGAAGTTGCATTGGATTATAATGTTGGCCTTGTTGGATCACTCTCTGCATTTGCAACTGGTTCCGAAGCAACCTCATCTTCAACTGGTTCAACAACCCCATCAACCACTTCAACACAATCAACAACTGGTTCAACCACTACTTCACAACCAACAACTGGTTCTACTACTGCATCTCAATCTACAACTAGTTCAACTACTGGAACtcaatcaacaacatcaaagaCAACAGCTTCCACTACAGGTTCTCAATCAACAACTACATCTACTACGTCTCAATCAACAACTAGTTCATCtcaatcaacaacaacatcaaagaCAACAGCTTCCACTACAGGTTCTCAATCTACAACTACATCTCAGTCcacaacaacttcaaaacTTGGTGAATCAGAATCTGATGATCATCTTGGTGACTCTGTTTCCTCATTCATTGGAAGAGCTGATTCAGTTTTGTTAATATTactttcattaatttctttgatttttaatctttagaaaaaaaattttgtaacaatacattgaaaataataataataaaaaaaaaaacatatttattaattttggttttatCTAAAcctaatattttatttgtttttttttttttaattttatttaattcttatttttttattttattattcccTAAAGAGAACAAttcaaagttttttttttaactttatttaatttttttttttttttttaaaaataaaaattaataattaatttatagattatgattttttctatttattataaaatgaaagtttaaaaaaataagcgaAGTATgcccaaatttttttttttttttttaattttatttttaatataatcattctgttttttttattcttattttaaaaatgatttaaaaaaaaagacaaaaaaaaaaaagatttaattatttatcattttttattttgaaaaatgacGAGAGGGATAGGGgaatacaataaaaaaatagatatcaaaaaaaatgataagaatttttttttttagaatttaattatttaactaaaaaaaatttggaaaacaGAACCattgaatctttttttatttttacattcattttttttatattttatatcatttttaatgttctatttttatataataatccaattaaaagatttttttttttttttttttaacaaatttgGATGTTtcttttattagttttaaaaaaaaaaaataaaataaaatattaaaataaaataaagataaaataataaaaaagaaaataaattaaaaaaaaaaaaaaaaaaaaaaaaatctaaaaatttcGTACTCATTCCGGAGTGCTCGACTTTCGATCTTCATGACACACccgaatttatttttatttttattttttttttttaaaagtttatttttttaattttttattttttattttttttttttttttttgttttaaattaaattttaatttcaattcattttttttttttaacaaataaaacaattattaaaataaaaataaatataaaatgtcATCTGATAAAGGAACTGAAAGTatgtattataaatttactatattttttaatttttttttttttttaaaaaatacttattatttttttttttttttttacaagatAAACCAAAaaccattaattttaatgatgaattaGATAAAAAAGGTTCTTTCATACGTGTTCAAAGTTCATTCcgtaattttatttcatcaAATCCAGATGCAGAGTTTAAACCAGAAGCAAATCGTTATCATATTTATATCTCTCTTGCTTGTCCAGTAggtattaattataaaaaaaaaaaaaaaaaaaaaaaaaatattaatactaataataattattaaaattagtgGGCATCTTCAGTTTATTTAACTTTAGAAATGAAAGGATTACAAGATGTAATTGGTGTTTCAATTGTAGATTATTTATTACAAGAGGGTGGTTGGCATTTTTCTGAAAGGGAAGGTTCAACAgtagataaaattaatggattcaattttttaagaCAAGTCTATGAGCTCTCTGATAAAAACTTTAATGGACGTGTTACCGTACCTGTACTTTTTGATACCAAAACTAAAAAGATTGTCAACAATGAATCACCAGAAATCATTCGTATGCTCAATAGtgaattcaatcaattcGCTAAACATCcagaaattgatttaaaccCAACTGAATTACAAACTCAAATTCAAGAAATCTATGATTTCATCTATCCAAATATTAACAATGGCGTTTATCGTTGTGGTTTTGCAATCTCTCAAGAAGCTTACTCTGATgcttttgaaaaattatttaatgctTTAGATAAAGCTGAAGATATCTTATCAAAACAACGTTATTTAGTTGGTTCAAAATTTACTTATGTTGATATTAGgtatgtatattttttttttaatactaaaaaaaaaaaaaaaaaaaaaaaaaaaaaatacctttTTCATAAtacttactttttttttatttttttttaaaaaaaaaaaagattatttgtCACATTAATTAGATTTGATTGTGTCTATGTTGGTCATTTcaaatgtaataaaaaacaaatcaaagaATATCCAAATCTTTCAAACTTTGTTCGTGAAATCTATCAAATGGAAGGTACTAAAAAGACTGTAGACTTTTTCCATATTAAACATCATTATTATGAATCTCATAGAACCATCAATCCATACGGTATCGTTCCAGTTGGTCCAAATATGGACTGGGTTAATGAACCACACAACCGTGCAaacctttaaaaaattttcaaggataaataaaaaaaatatatgtatttaatgtttactattactactattatttgaacCTTTATCAACCAATTATAGTTTGGAATTGTAAagaatattaattttctttatttgaattcgaataaatcttttttaatttagatccaaatttttcttttttttttttttttttttttttttttagaggATCACATCATGTGTTTAATTATTCTTATCATTAATGATGGTAACTCtacccccaaaaaaaaaaaacacaattaaaaaataaatcaggTTCTCATTAGTTGAATgagatttttattattttatttctcaaatttaattcttcaatatatattttttttatttttgacgGAAATAGTATAACTAATGTACCAAATATGGTAGTATTGgatttacaaaaataaaaataaaaagattgttggaaaatttttaatggaaaaaaaaagaaaaaaaaaatctaaaaaaggatccttttattaatttggattttgtaattatttattttttttcattcataaaattattgttattgctaCTATCGTTACTATAGCTATTGTTAatatgattattttgatcattgttattgttgttataattaccattattattgttgtgattattatgattattattattattattattattgttattattgttattatttttattattattattatgatcattattgttgttataatagctattattattattattattgtaatagTGATTATGATTATAGTTATTGTtgctgttattattactataattactattattataattattattattattataattattattattattattattataattattattataattatta encodes:
- the proB gene encoding profilin II, giving the protein MTWQAYVDNNLLGAGFASAALLGAADGSVWAHSAGFNVAEGKAITALFQKDGAAFATGIHVAGKKYMAIKSDTRSAYGKLGAGGVVCVKTLTCIIVAVYDDKLQPGAAANIAEKLADYLIDNNC